A region of the Thioploca ingrica genome:
CTAAATAATGTTTTTATACTAAAATGTAATGAACTTTTAGTGTTCTCCTTAACGGACTTGGGTATCATCAGCTCAGTTTTGAGTAAATATTGGGATTTAACTTTATAACCATTCAATCCATTGAGGAAACAATAAAATTGTTTTAACTAATTGATTTATTACCACTATACTCAATAGGTATTTAAAAAAGGTAGATAATATTTTATTTTTTTAAGTAAGTCATCATCCTATTACTATGTCTATTTATCGTGTTGCTGCTGTACAAATGGCGTCAGGTTCTCATGTTGCTGCTAATTTGCATGAAGTTGCTCGACTGATTGGCGATGCTGTCGACATGGGAGCTAGCCTTATTATTCTACCAGAAAATTTTGCTTTAATGGCCATGCAACCGAGTGATAATACTAATATTAGTGAAGCACCAGGCTCGGGCATGCTCCAAGATTTCCTTGCCCAACAATCGGCTCGTTATGAGGTTTGGTTGGTAGGAGGAACAGTACCCATCATAGCAAAGGAGTCAAATAAATTCTGTGCGGCTAGTTTAGTATTTGATAATACCGGCCAATGTGTGGCTCGTTACGACAAAATGCACTTATTTGACGTCACAGTGGCGCCTAATGAACATTATTGTGAATCTGAAATCATTGAAGCGGGACATCAACCGGTAGTTATTAATACCCCTTTTGGTCGCTTAGGTCTGGCGGTATGTTATGATTTACGTTTCCCAGAGTTATTTCGTTGTATGCTTGACCAAGGCGTTGAGTTGATAGCGGTTCCGTCAGCATTTACCGCAACGACCGGTAAGGCTCACTGGGAAATTTTGGTACGTGCTCGTGCTATAGAAAATCTCTGTTATGTGATTGCGGCTAACCAAGGAGGTTATCATGTTAATGGGCGGGAAACCTATGGCAATAGCATGATTGTTGACCCTTGGGGAATAGTATTAACTCGATTAAATCGAGGAGCTGGTGTTATCTGTGCTGATATTTATCCAGAAAAGCAAGCTCAGTTGCGGCGTAATTTTCCAGTTCATCATCATAGAAAAATTGACTGCCAATGTAGTTAAACGCCTAATTCGGTTCATAGGCAAGAAAAGTTTATTGATAATTAAAATAACTCTGTTCAATTATCCAAAGTGAGGGTTAAGGAGAATTCTTTTACCGAGTAAGAGGGGTATCTTATCCTAAAAATGATTTATCTTTAAATAAGTTAGGTCTTTTTTAGTTAACTAAGCTTGTGGTTAAGTAAAGAACCCTATTTTTAACATATTAGTGTAAAATATTGACAATAATAAAGACTAGCAACAGAGTCACCCAATAGGGTTACCATTTGAAAATCTACTTTATTAGATTATTTAATCAATTTAAGATAAAGACAAAGGCCGGGTTGAGTTTGGGTTCTTATTAATGGGAAGGAAGTAGGATTACTTTAAGGGCTAACTTATAAATAAAGAGGTACGTGTTGTCCAATCAAAGTAAAATGCAAATAAAGCTTATTTTGCAACCTAAATTAATTGGTTTTCACAGCGTATCTATAGTTAATAAAATGGCATGTCAACGGCTTAGCTTAGCAAGAAAATCGGTTGATCAGGGGCTATTAAATAATGTCATTAATTATAAAAAATTTTACTTTAGTAAACTCACTGCAAAGCACTCGCAAACAGAAATTATAGGGAAAATAAGGTTATCTTGCGGTAGTTATTCGCTTATTTGGGCAGTTTCATGGCCTTGTTTTTCTGGAGAGGGCGTTTTCATATGTTTTTCTGAGTTTCGTAGCGGGTTCTTCAGTATAAATCCAAATCAAGTACCCAATAATTTCAGACCTTACCTGATTCTTCTTACCAAAATAGAGCACGAAACATGGAAATTAACCAAATCGCTTTGGCTTTGCCTAAAAACTTTACCAGTCACGGCAACAATTCATTAGAGAAAAAGAAAATTGGGTTAACTCAGTTGGGTTTGGGTATTGAAAAACGACTATTGGTAACCAATGCTAACTCTGAGTAAGTTAGCCGAGTCAGGAGAAAACGGATTGGCATCCTAACTTGAATTAATAAAATACCTATCAAATTTAACTTCAATTATGGCGTTGCCTTCTTCAAGATTTTGAATAACTAATTGCGGGAATACAATTGTGTCTTCAATAACTCAGGCCAAAGCTGAAGCTCAAAAATTAATTAAACGATACAATAAATTACAAGCTGAAGCTAAAACAGCAGATACTGCGGAAGCAACACGTAAAGCCGCTGAAGCTGAAAAGCTGGTTTCCCAGATAAGTGCTCTACAATCTGCTATTGCTAAACTTCAAGCTAAAGATCGAGAAGGTGCTCCTTATAAGCCAGCAGTTCCAACCAAAGGAAGTACGGCAACGGTTGAAGGTACTTCGGAAGAAATTAGACGTACTGAAGCTGAAAAAACTGCGCTTGAAGAACGTATTGGCCGGATTGAAGAAGCCCAAAAGAAAACGCGTGCCCAAATCGAACAATTAACTCGTGCTAAAGCTGAGTTAGCCCGCTTAAAGCAAGAAGCTGAAAAAAGTGCCGCTTATGTCGCTCAGGAGCGCCGCTCGAATGATGAAAGATTACAACAAGAACTGGCTAAACTGATTAAGAAAAAAGAGGCAGAACATCTGGCTCTCAAGCAAGAATTAGATGCCGTTCGTCAACAAGCACTGAAAGATGCAGAATTGCTTAAAATACAACGCGATGCTGCACGAGCCATGATAGAAAAACAAAAACAATTAGAGCAAGAACAATCTCTGATTTCACGTCATCGTAGAAGTAATAAAGGCATGTTAATAGCTGTGGTTTTTGTCGCTATCATTGCTCTTCTAATCGGCTTTTTTACGGCTTACACTTTAACTCGACCCAGTGAAACGAGTACGGATACACCTCCTCCAAAGCCTGAACCATCACCCTCTTCAGCTGATAAAGCAGCTAGTAGTCATTCTTCAACCAACGATGAGAAAGAAACTTCAGTAGCAGCTGTAGTTAAACCGATTGGAATGTATCGTGATCCGTTAAAAAATGGACAAGGTCCTTTAATGGTTAAGTTACCAGGAGGTACATTCAAAATGGGGAGTAAAAATTCTCTTCCTTATTACGATGAACGCCCACAACATGAGGTCACATTGAATAGTTTTTCTATCAGTCGGTACGAAATTACCTTTGAAGAATATGATCAATTTGCCGCTGCGACCGGACAGGCTTTACCTGATGATAAGGGTTGGGGACGTGGCAACCAGCCGGTTATTAATGTGAGTTGGGACGAAGCCACTGAGTACACTAAATGGTTGACACAACAAACAGATCATCAATATCGCTTGCCTAGCGAAAGAGAATGGGAATACGCCGCTGCTGCCGGTACAGAGATGAGTTATTGGTGGGGATATGAAATTGGCAAGAATAGAGCGAATTGTAGTATTTGTGGTAGTCAATGGGATAATAAACGACCTGCGCCGGTGGGTAGCTTTCCAGCCAATGCTTTTAGTATAAATGATACGATTGGTAATGTATTAGAGTGGACCATGAGTTGTTTTCATCCGAATTACCGAGATGCGCCAGCAGCAGGTCAGATGTGGGAAGGTGGAGATTGTTCTAAACGAGTAGCGCGTAGTAGTTCTTTCAAAAGTGATAAAAACGCACTACGTACTACTAAAAGAAATAAATACAGTCCGACTACCCGTATAGACACGCTGGGGTTCCGGGT
Encoded here:
- a CDS encoding nitrilase/cyanide hydratase and apolipoprotein N-acyltransferase, which gives rise to MSIYRVAAVQMASGSHVAANLHEVARLIGDAVDMGASLIILPENFALMAMQPSDNTNISEAPGSGMLQDFLAQQSARYEVWLVGGTVPIIAKESNKFCAASLVFDNTGQCVARYDKMHLFDVTVAPNEHYCESEIIEAGHQPVVINTPFGRLGLAVCYDLRFPELFRCMLDQGVELIAVPSAFTATTGKAHWEILVRARAIENLCYVIAANQGGYHVNGRETYGNSMIVDPWGIVLTRLNRGAGVICADIYPEKQAQLRRNFPVHHHRKIDCQCS